A DNA window from Ctenopharyngodon idella isolate HZGC_01 chromosome 8, HZGC01, whole genome shotgun sequence contains the following coding sequences:
- the rab3c gene encoding ras-related protein Rab-3C, whose protein sequence is MELYGKMAATQDNKQKENSDQNFDYMFKLLIIGNSSVGKTSFLFRYADDTFTSAFVSTVGIDFKVKTVYKNDKRIKLQIWDTAGQERYRTITTAYYRGAMGFILMYDITNEESFAAVQDWATQIKTYSWDNAQVILAGNKCDMDEERIVSVDSGRLLAEQLGFEFFETSAKDNINVKQTFERLVDIICDKMSDTLEADPAVTTGTPTTRLTDNTTPPQQSDCSC, encoded by the exons ATGGAGTTGTACGGGAAG ATGGCTGCTACACAAGACAACAAACAAAAGGAGAACTCTGATCAAAACTTTGATTACATGTTCAAGCTGTTGATCATCGGGAACAGCAGCGTTGGAAAAACATCTTTCCTCTTCCGCTACGCCGACGACACTTTCACATCTGCCTTTGTCAGTACAGTGGGCATCGACTTTAAGGTCAAAACTGTTTATAAGAACGACAAAAGGATCAAGCTTCAGATCTGG gaCACAGCCGGGCAGGAAAGGTACAGGACTATCACCACAGCCTACTACAGAGGGGCCATGGGCTTCATCCTAATGTATGACATTACTAACGAGGAGTCTTTTGCTGCCGTACAGGACTG GGCGACCCAGATTAAGACATACTCTTGGGACAATGCCCAGGTGATCCTCGCAGGAAACAAATGCGACATGGATGAGGAGAGGATAGTGTCTGTGGACAGCGGGAGACTGCTAGCAGAACAGCTGG GATTTGAGTTTTTTGAGACAAGCGCAAAGGACAACATCAACGTCAAGCAGACATTTGAACGTTTGGTGGACATCATTTGCGACAAGATGTCAGACACTCTTGAGGCCGACCCTGCTGTTACCACGGGAACGCCCACTACCAGACTGACCGACAACACGACGCCCCCGCAACAATCTGACTGTAGCTGCTAG